The DNA window TTCCGATGGTGGAGGGTCCGGTCGCCCAGATCATTGGCCGCCTCAGACCCGGCCCGCCGATTTTTTCCCGGACCCTGCGCGTTGTTGGTGTTTCCGAAGCCTCGATCGGCGAACAGCTTGCCGACCTGATGGCCGTCGACGACCCCACCCTGGCCCCCTACGCCAAAACTGGCGAAGTCCATTTGCGGGCCACAACCCGGGCCGCCTCCCAAAAGGTCGCCGATGCCAAGCTGGAGCTCGTCGTGGGCATAATCCGCGAGCGGCTGGGCAAGGCCGTTTATGCCGAAGGGGAAGAATCGCTCGAGGCCTGGACGGTCGCCACCTTGGCAACCCGGGGTGCCACCCTGACAACTGCCGAAAGCTGCACTGGCGGACTCCTCGCCGGTCGGATCACCAGCGTCGATGGGAGCTCCCAGGCATTCCACACCGGCTATGTCACCTATTCGGCCGAAGCCAAGGAAAAGCGGTTGGGGGTCCAGCCCCACACCCTGCTGAAACACGGAACTGTCAGCGAAGAAACCGCCCGGGAAATGGCCCAAGGCGCGCGGGGGAGGACGGGGGCAACCTATGCCATCTCGGTGACCGGGGTGGCCGGGGCCACACCGCTGGAGGAACCTCCCGAACCAAAGCCCAGCGGATTGGTCTATATCGGGATTGCCGGGCCGCAATCCATCCAAGTCCACCGGTTCCACTTCCGAGGAGACCGGGCGACAATTCGAGACCGGGCAGTCTCGGCCGCGCTCATCAGCTTCCGGGATTTCCTTTTGGAATCCCAGCCGCTGCGACCCGTCTAGGTCAGCGCTTCGGGTTGATGATGAGCCGCTCGGTGAAAAACTCCATCATCCGGGCCAGATTGAGCCCAGTGTGGCCCCGATCCACCCCGATTTGCACTTCGTGATACTTGCCCGCCCGGCTCAATGCATCAGACAGCTGGTACGTGTTCGACGGGTGGACGTTGTTATCCGATGTCCCGTAATACAGCATCAGCCACCCTTTTAGGTCTTTGGCATAGGTCAGGCAGCTGCCAAACTCGTATCCGGCCGCATTGTTTTCGGGCAGATCCATATACCGCTCGGTGTAGGTGGAGTCGTACAGGTGCCAATCGGTGACCGCACTGCTCGCGCTTGCCGCATGGAACAAATCCGGGTAGCGCAGCAGGCACATCGCCGAGGCGTAGCCGCCATAGCTCGTCCCAAAGACCCCGACCTTGCCGGTGTCGGCCCAGGGCTGCGACTTGAGCGCCGTGGCGGCCGCCGCAATATCATCGATCTCGTATTTGCCAAGGCTGTGGTATATCGCTTGCCGGAACGCGCGGCCCCGACCGTTGCCCCCGCGCTCAAACACCTCGACGATGGCAAACCCCGCTTCGCTGAGGCCATCCGGCTTTTCGAACCGCATCGAAGTGGCCCCCCATCCCAGCGGCCCGCCATAAACGCTAAAGAGCACGGGCAATTTCTGCCCCGGCTGATAGGTACTCGGCAAGTGCACCTTGCCCCAAAGGGTCACCGTGCCATCCAAGCTGGGAAAGCTGAACCATCGGCAAGACCGGTTGTCGCCCGCCGGCTGTTCAAACGATTCGACGGCCGGCTTTGCAACCACCTTGCCGGTTTTGTCCATGACAACTAAGAAGGGCTTGTCCACATCAGTTTGATACGTCACGGTCAAAACTTTGCCATCGGGGCTAGCCGAAGCCGAGGCCGCAAAATTTGGATCGGTCAGTCTTTTGGCGTTTTTCCCGTCCGGATCGCAGCGCCAAATGGTGTGGTGATAGGGAGTCTTGCCATCGGCTACCTCGTAGTACAGGGAGTCAGGAGACTGTCCGACCATCCCCGTCACGTCGGCTTGATGGTGCGTTAGTTGCTCGCGACGACCCGTTTTGGCGTCCAATCGATAGATGTTGATGTATCCGGAATCTTCGCTGAGATAAAGTAAAGTCGATGGGAAGACGGCGTTTTGCCGGGCCCGGGGGGCGCCGAGGACAGAGACCGGCCCAAAATCCACCCATCCGGCCTGGTTCTCTTCCCGGTTCGCCACAGCCACCGTACCGGTCGCCGGTTCATAGGTGCAGATTTCCCGGATCTTTTGCCGACGGTCCATCCGGTGGAACAGCAACCGGGAGCTGTCTTCCAGCCAATTGATCCCGTACACGTAATGGCCCAGGCCGTGGTCAAACGCCCCGGGGCGCACGCCAACTTTTTTAGACTGTCCAGTCACAACGTTGTAGACAAAAAGGTCGACTTCTGGGTTTGGGGTGCCCGGCATGGGGAAACATTCAACATCCAAAGACGGAACCTGCTTCTTTTGATCCATGGCGATCCGGTATTGGGGAACCTGGCTTTCGTCAAAGCGGTAGTACCAAAGCCACTTGCCGTCGGGGGAAAAACCCATGGCGTCGCGCTGGTCGAGCTCTTCGCCATAGACCCAACTTGCCGATCCATATTTGATTCCCCGGTCTAAATTACCTTCCACCGTCACGGGCTTTTCTTCGCCGTTCCGGGTCAAAAACACGTTACCGTCCCGGTAGGTTGCCGTCAGGGTGCCGTCGACGGATTTCACCTGAGAAAACTGGCGGCCGCGATCTGGCTGTTGCTG is part of the Armatimonadota bacterium genome and encodes:
- a CDS encoding competence/damage-inducible protein A, whose protein sequence is MRAETISIGTELLLGQITDTNAVFLAGWLARNGLAQTHRQTVGDNLERCTEAIRLALSRSDVVFTIGGLGPTPDDLTRAAIAAALDEPLIRDPELVEHLRSEYGRRGLKISGSQLFQADRPACAEAIPNLNGTAPGLHCQKGGKHVVALPGPKGEFVPMVEGPVAQIIGRLRPGPPIFSRTLRVVGVSEASIGEQLADLMAVDDPTLAPYAKTGEVHLRATTRAASQKVADAKLELVVGIIRERLGKAVYAEGEESLEAWTVATLATRGATLTTAESCTGGLLAGRITSVDGSSQAFHTGYVTYSAEAKEKRLGVQPHTLLKHGTVSEETAREMAQGARGRTGATYAISVTGVAGATPLEEPPEPKPSGLVYIGIAGPQSIQVHRFHFRGDRATIRDRAVSAALISFRDFLLESQPLRPV
- a CDS encoding DPP IV N-terminal domain-containing protein — its product is MNRSLILVAAALIVSAAPAQDRWPNMPGYKEYQAGNASGQKWRVSYLRGQWTDATHYRFTDLAGAKVLDAATGKVSAAAAQSGPMPTPQQQPDRGRQFSQVKSVDGTLTATYRDGNVFLTRNGEEKPVTVEGNLDRGIKYGSASWVYGEELDQRDAMGFSPDGKWLWYYRFDESQVPQYRIAMDQKKQVPSLDVECFPMPGTPNPEVDLFVYNVVTGQSKKVGVRPGAFDHGLGHYVYGINWLEDSSRLLFHRMDRRQKIREICTYEPATGTVAVANREENQAGWVDFGPVSVLGAPRARQNAVFPSTLLYLSEDSGYINIYRLDAKTGRREQLTHHQADVTGMVGQSPDSLYYEVADGKTPYHHTIWRCDPDGKNAKRLTDPNFAASASASPDGKVLTVTYQTDVDKPFLVVMDKTGKVVAKPAVESFEQPAGDNRSCRWFSFPSLDGTVTLWGKVHLPSTYQPGQKLPVLFSVYGGPLGWGATSMRFEKPDGLSEAGFAIVEVFERGGNGRGRAFRQAIYHSLGKYEIDDIAAAATALKSQPWADTGKVGVFGTSYGGYASAMCLLRYPDLFHAASASSAVTDWHLYDSTYTERYMDLPENNAAGYEFGSCLTYAKDLKGWLMLYYGTSDNNVHPSNTYQLSDALSRAGKYHEVQIGVDRGHTGLNLARMMEFFTERLIINPKR